Proteins encoded within one genomic window of Glandiceps talaboti chromosome 3, keGlaTala1.1, whole genome shotgun sequence:
- the LOC144433054 gene encoding uncharacterized protein LOC144433054: MKLFNSLVRPHIEYAVQFWNPYLKKDIERLEKVQRRATKLIPELRHLTYVERLEALSLTTLEQRRLRGDLIQVFRFLKGFDKIDQSVLFTYHPTNRTRGHSLKIFKPTVRLNIRKYFFSQRVVLHWNNLPEHVIGAETVKDFKIFLDQYWNTTGII; this comes from the coding sequence ATGAAACTATTCAACTCTCTAGTTCGGCCACACATTGAATATGCAGTGCAATTCTGGAACCCATATCTGAAAAAGGACATCGAACGCTTAGAAAAGGTGCAAAGGAGGGCTACCAAGCTGATACCTGAACTTCGACATCTCACTTACGTTGAAAGGCTAGAAGCACTCAGTTTAACAACATTAGAACAAAGACGGTTGCGAGGAGATTTGATACAAGTCTTTCGGTTTCTGAAAGGATTTGACAAAATTGATCAAAGCGTTTTATTCACCTACCATCCAACAAACAGGACAAGAGGACACTCACTCAAGATTTTTAAACCAACTGTCAGACTGAATATCCGGAAATACTTCTTTTCTCAACGTGTTGTACTCCACTGGAACAATTTACCAGAACATGTTATTGGAGCAGAAACTGTTAAAGACTTTAAAATTTTCTTGGACCAGTACTGGAACACTACAGGGATTATATAG